A stretch of DNA from Bacteroidota bacterium:
AAATTCCAAGATCCCTTCTGGCAAAATCAAGTTTGCCAAGCTGTGGTTTTCATCTCTTTGCACGTAGAATATTTTTTGCAAAGAAATGATTTTTGTTCATTCCCCCCAACTTTTCCGCTTGATCCGTAAGCGTTAACATTTCTTCTTTCTTCGGTGTAGTAAAATTTTACAAGGATTGGTATTTCTATTTACGTTCTTTTTGAATACCAATAACAATCTTCCATTGGTGAAGCACAAGGAGCACCGTGCCATCTTCCATTGAAAAGGTCTGTTTTGAAATAGGATAAACCTGATATAATATTCAGTCGTTTTGAAATTGTTCCTTCAACTCGTAGCCCTATAACATTTGTATAGTCAATTCTTTTGGAAGTTCCATGATTATAAGCAATGGTTGGCATAATGGAAAATCCTGTTTGCCACCCTACATTTCTTTTTTCTGTTTCTTGTCCCAATCCTGCCACCGTAAAGAAAAGAATTGAAAAAATTGTCGCAATTGTCTTTTTCATAGTCCTTTATTAAAATGTGGCATAACTCTTATATAATAAGAACAAATATAGTTCTTGCTTTCTCAAATTTAACCACATCTGGAAAAAAAAAGAATAGGTGTATTATCCAGAAAAAAGAAATAATTGCCATAATAGCGAAGGTGAAAACTCCTCCACCTACATCAAATAAAGGAAAATAAAGAAAAGAGTTCTATCAGTGTAAATAATAAAATGTGGTGCAAATGTGGTGCAAATAGGCAAAATAAAAATCCCAATAGATTGATAATTAATATATTGGGATTTTTATTTGCGGAGAGGGCGGGATTCGAACCCGCGGTACCTTGCGGTACACAAACTTTCCAAGCTTGCACGTTCGGCCACTCTGACACCTCTCCTTTTAATCAGGTTGCGAAATTAATAAAATAATTCATCCTGCTATTACTAATTTTTAATAAACGGTTTTTATCTTTTTAATTTGAATGCTAAAAAGAGATGCAATTAAGCTGTTTCTGTAATTTCCCCACGGATACTTGTGCGCAAAAGCGTTTTTATTTCATCTAAGGGTAAATTTTTTCCAAAAAGATACATTAATTTTGTAACAGCGGCTTCGGTTGTAATATCCGCACCTCCTATTATACCAATTCGATTAAAAACCGAACTGGTTTGGTATTTTCCCTGAACCACACTTCCACTGTTGCATTGGGTTATGTTTAGTATAACAACACCTTTGTTTAATGCACTTTCAAGATAAGAAAACAATTCCAAATCTATTGGCCCATTTCCTGCTCCAAAGGTTTCAAGAACAATAGCTTTTAATCCATCAATACTTGTAATTGCTTTTACCACTTTTGCACTTATTCCCGGGAAAAGTTTAAGAATTACAATGTTGGTATCCATTTGAGTGCTAACCTTTAATTTTTTTCCAGGAACATAATGTTGAATCGCATTCACATCATATTTTATGGTAACGCCTGCCTGGGCAAGAACCGGATAATTGGAGGATTGAAAAGCCTGGAAATGATCGGCATTGAATTTATGGGTTCTGTTCCCCCGGTAAAGCTGGTATTCAAAATAAATGGCAACTTCAGGAACAATAGGTTTTCCATCAATTTTTGCCGCTGCAATTTCAATTGATGTAATTAAATTTTCCTTTCCATCGGTACGGATTGTTCCAATAGGCAGTTGAGAGCCAGTGAAAATAACCGGTTTTGATAAATCCTCCAGCATAAAGCTTAATGCCGAGGCAGAAAAGGCCATTGTATCTGATCCATGTAAAATTACAAATCCATCATATAAAGTGTAATTTTCCTGTATTAGTCTGGCGAATTCAGCCCAGTTCCCGGGTCGCATATCTGATGAATCAATGGGTTTTTCAAGTGATATGGTTGTTATGGATACTTCAAATTTTTTCAACTCCGGAACCTGATCCGCTAAATGTTTGAAATCAAAAGCATGCAGCTCTCCTGTTTTGGGATCCTCAACCATTCCGATTGTTCCCCCTGTATATATTATTAAAACTGATGGAGTTACTGGCATAATGGTTTTTTAAACAGCAAAAACCTCCTTGGCATTTGCTGTGGTAATTTTTGCAATTTCATCTATTGGTAAGTTGTAAAGTTCAGCTAATTTATTTGCCACAAGGAGTAAATAAGCACTTTCGTTTCGTTTCCCCCTGAATGGAGCGGGAGCAAGATAGGGTGAATCTGTTTCCAGCACAAGGTGTTGAGGATTTATATCAATTATTGCCTTATCCAGGCCCGAATTTTTAAATGTTACAACCCCACCAATGCCAAGTTTGAAGCCTCCCAGCTTAATAATTTTTTCTGCTTGATCCTTTGTTCCACTAAAACAATGGAAAATCCCTTTCAATTCAGCATCATTCATTCGTTCCACTATTTCAAATGTTTTATCAAAAGCATCTCTTAAATGAATAATTATTGGAAGCTTATGCTTTTTGGCCAATTCTATTTGATGAATAAAAACACTCTTTTGTTCTTTTTCAAGCGTTTTATCCCAATATAAATCAATGCCTATTTCTCCTATTGCAAAAAACTTGTGTTTATTAAGCCAGTGTTCTACCTCCAAAAGCTGCCCCTGATAATTTTGCTTAACAGAACAGGGATGCAGGCCCATCATTGGAAAACATCGGGAAGGAAAATCTTTTTCCATTTGGAGCATTCCTTCTATTGATGTACTGTCAATGTTCGGTAAAAAAAACTTTTCGATTCCTTTTTCCACAGCACTTTGGATTACCTGCTCACGATCTAAGGCAAATTCTTGTAAATATAAATGTGTGTGGGTATCGTAAAAAACCATTTAACAAAATTAGGTATTTGAAAGTTTCCTACAAGTTGAATTTTCTTCAATTAAATATATTTATTCATTGGCAATTTAAAAATCAAGATCAGGTTATACTAAATCTTAATCAAAAACAGGAAATTACAAGACCTGAATAAATACTTATCTTTGCATTAAAACCAACAGTTTGCCTAAAATACTTATTATACGATTCAGTTCAATTGGTGATATAGTGCTAACCAGTCCGGTAATGCGCTGCATAAAGCAGCAAATTAGCGGGAGTGAAATCCATTATTTAACCAAAAAAATGTATCATCCTGTTTTAAAGGCAAATCCTTACATCGATAAAATCCATCTTTTTGAAAATAACCTGGATGAGTTAATTGCCCTGCTCAAGGCAGAAAATTTTGATCATGTTATTGATTTGCATAAAAACTTGCGCAGCCTTAGGGTAAAACTAATGCTTGGAAAGCCCTCCAATTCTTTCAATAAACTAAATTTTGAAAAATGGCTGTTAGTTAATTTAAACATCAATTACCTTCCCAATGTTCATATTGTTGATCGTTATCTTGAAACAGCAAAATCGCTTGGGGTAGTAAATGATTTACAAGGTTTAGATTATTTTATCCCGCAGGAAGAGGAGGTGAATTTAAATTCTTTACCGGAACAATATGGCAAGGGGTTTACCGGATTTGTAATTGGTGGACAATATGCCACCAAGCAATTAGAGGCAGAGAAAATTACCGCTATTTGCACTAGAATTAACAATCCAATTATCCTGTTGGGTGGAAAAGAAGATTTTGAGACAGGAGAAAAAATTTCTTCTCATTCGGGGAGAAAAAAAGTACTGAATGGCTGCGGAAAGTACTCCCTTAATCAAAGTGCCTCCCTTGTTAGACAGGCCAAAAATATTATTAGCCACGATACGGGTTTAATGCATATAGCTGCGGCTTTTAAAAAAGATATTGTTTCTGTTTGGGGAAATACTGTTCCTGAATTTGGCATGTATCCTTATATGCCCGGAAAAAATTCCTTTATTTCTGAAGTAAAGGTCCTTCCATGCCGGCCATGCTCAAAAATAGGGTATGGAATATGTCCGAAAACACATTTCGCTTGCATGAAATTACAGGATGAGCTAGAGATTATTATTCGTATGAATGCCTGATTATTTGAGTACTTTTCACTTGCTCCAATCGGGTTAAATGTGTTTTTCCAACACCGTGTTTTTTAAAAAGTAAAAAAACTTCTGGCCCTGTAACTTTTTCATAACCTCATCCGTCTCACCAAAAAAGATATTACTTTTATAGTGCAATGAGCCCTTCGGAATACAATACATGTGTGGATGCTTATTCGGACAATCTTTACCGCTTTATCCTGAAAAACATTAAAGATAAAGATAAGGCAAAGGATATTGTACAGGACACCTATGAAAAATTATGGATAAATTGTTCTGAACTGGAATTTTCAAAAGCAAAATCATGGATGTTTACAACTGGTTATCGTACCATGATTGATCTTTTAAGAAGAGAAAAAAAACAAGGAAAGTTTGATGAAACGGATCTTTCGGTGTTTTCACATGAAAAAAATTATTCTGATTTACAGGAAATTTTACATCATGCAATAAACAAACTTCCAGCTGATCAAAAAGCAGTGGTTATGCTAAGAGATTATGAAGGATATTCCTATGAGGAAATTAGCGGAATTACAGGGTTGTCCGAGGCCCAGGTAAAGGTTTATATTTTCAGAGCAAGAACTTTTTTAAAAAAATATTTAGGAAGCATAGAAACATTGGTATGAGCATTACTTTTAACAATTACGAAAGCTGGTTTTTAGATTATCATGAGGGCAAACTGAATGAGGATCAGAAAGAAATGGTTTTACTTTTTTTGGAACAAAATGCAAAGCTCCTCGAGGAATTTAATGCTTTTGATAACACCTTTGTACTCACCGAAAATTTCGTTTTATTTGAAGGCAAAGAAAATTTAAAAGCTCCCGAGGCCAGTGATTTTGACACTCTTTTTGTTGCCTATATTGAAAACGAACTTAACCCTGAGCAGAAGAAAAAAACAAATGAATTGATTCGTGGCAACAAAAAATTGAGTGAAGAATTCTCCCTGTTTAAAAAAACAGTGTTAAAGCCTGATATGTCAATTCGTTTTACAGGAAAGAAAAAATTAAAAAAAGGCAATAAAGGAGTTATCCGGTTCATGTATTATACAGGCGCAGTGGCAGCAGCAGCTTGCGTTCTTTTCTTTTCGTTAAATTTTTCCGATTGGTTTAAGCCAAATAACCCCGGAAATACAATTACACATCAATCTTCTGATACGATAAAATCAAAAAATAATAATCATAACCTATTAAACTTGGAGCCCATTCAAATTGTTGAAGAAATAAAGAAGGAAAACAAATTTGAAAAGGAAAACAAAAATTCATTTTCAATTGCAAATTTGATCCAGGAGAACAACAACAAAAGAAATCCAGATACAAAACATCCGATGGAAGTTAAAGAACTAATCAAGACTCCAATGCTGAGTGAGGAAAAGGCTAGTCTTGCTGTAAATAATATCCATGAGGGGAATGCTTTGAAAGACACAGTGATTGAAGAACAAAACGATATTTTATTTGCCAGCAACAGCAATGCTGCTGTTTTTGAAAAAGATCCTGAAAAAACTGAACCCGCAAATGAATTCTTAACACCAAAGGAAATGGTGATACAACGTATAAGAAGCATAACATCAATAGAACAACCAGGGGAAGGGAATTCAGGGAAAATAAGCTTCTGGGAAATAGCTGATGTTGGTTCATATGGCATTTCAAAATTAACAGGAAAAAAATTCAAGGTTTCAGGCGGCACAAACAATAAGGGGGAAGTAGCATCCTTTGCAATTGTTTCTGATCGGTTTGGATTTTCACATTCTACTTCAAAATAAATAGTGGTTGTAACTTTTTGGAAGGTTCATCCGTCACATTTAAAAACAAGGGCATATTACCGGAATAGCGCTGTTCAAAAAAATGCACTTGTTTTTATTTCAATAATTTAAAACAAACACATATGAAAAAGATATTTACAGTACTGGCAGCAATGATACTTTCAATCGCCTTATATGCACAGGATGAAAAACAAGTACGGGAAATTCCATCCTTTAACAAGATTGATGTAAGTGGAAACATTACAGTTATTATAGCACAGGGTGAACCACAGCAAGTTAGCGTCACTACCCGGGCCGACATGCATGAAAAAATTATTACCGAGGTAGTAAACGGCACCTTAAAGATATCCACGAAAGGAAAAACAGAGGGGAGTAAAAAAGTAGAAATTACTGTTTCGAATCTTGTGCGGATAAAACAATCGGGGGCTACTGTTGTAAAGAGTGAAGGTTTGATAAAAACCCAGGCTTTAGAAATTGAATCATCAGGAGCCTCAATAACCAGTTTGAACATTGAAGCCGATGTTTTTACAAGCAATGTTTCGGGTGTGGGCGAATTAAAATTAAAGGGAACCGCTACAAACCTAAATGCTACGGTTAGCGGTGCGGCAAATATCAAAGCATTTGATTTAGTTACACAAAAAGCAGATATAAATATAAGTGGAGCCGGAGTTGTTCGAATTGATGTAATTGAAGAATTAAATGTGAAAGTTACAGGTGCAGGAAAAGTACTGTATAAAAATGAACCGGAGAAAAAGGATGTTGAAATCTCCGGTGCAGGAGAAATAAGAAAGGCAAAAACCGAAGGTGAGGATGCAAAAACGGATACAACTAAAATTCGTCTGGGAAGTAAAAATTACATTATTTTTTCTGAGGATGACACCGTGGCTTGCCGTACAAAAAAAACCAGGCATAATAATCATTGGGCCGGAATAGACTTGGGGGTAGCAGGCTATTTATCTCCGCAACAATCTTTTGGGATGGAACATGAAAACCAATTGTTTGAACTGGATTATTCGCGTTCAAGAACCTGGAATATTAATTTCCTTGAAAAAAACCTGAAACTATATAAAAACCATGTGGGAATTGTAACAGGCATGGGTCTTTCTTTTACCCGTTATCACTTTAATAACAGGCAGACTGCATTAATTCCATATACTGATTCAACCTTTATGTTTGAAACGAATTCAGTTACCCGAAAAAACCTTTTAAGTGCATCCTACCTTACTGTTCCCTTGTTAATAGAATTCAATACGCATCAAAATTCTCAAAAATCCTTTCATTTTGCAACAGGTCTTATAGGAGGATACCGTATTAATTCAAAGACAGTGCAGATTACCGAATTTGAGGGAGTAAAGTCCAGGCTGGTAATTAAGGATGATTACAACCTTTCGCCATTCAATTTGAATGCGACCGTTCGATTTGGATATGGCAATTTTAATCTTTTTGCCACTTATTCGTTAACCGAAATGTTTGATAAAGGAAAAGGGCCGGAATTGTTTCCTGTTACTGCAGGAATTACATTAATCGGATTTTAACTTTAAAAAAGTGCTCATTGTATTCTATGTAAAAAAACAGTGAGCACTTTTTTAATTATTTCTGTTCAATTGTAAGAAAACACCAAAACTGCGATGAATAAGCGCATTCCTTACTATTTTAATTTCTCAAAATTAAAATTTTAAATTAAATCAACCTTGTTTTTATGTTTTTCTTAGCACTTTATTTTATAAAACTTCAAACTTAAATCCAACCCCATGCACATTTGTGATTTTAATAGAAGGGTCTTCTTTAAGGTATTTCCTAAGCTTGGCAATAAACACATCCATACTTCTTCCAAGAAAATAATCATCGGAACCCCAAATTGTTTTGAGGGCAGTTTCTCTTTTGAGTACTTCATTTTTATTCAGGCAAAGCAATCTTAAAATCCCTGCTTCTTTTGTTGTTAAACTTTGGGTTGATGTTGCTGTTGTTAAGGTTAGTTTTGCATGGTTAAAAATAAATTTGCCAATTTGAAATTCAATTTCTTCCTGCTTTTTAGAAATAATTTTGCAGCGTTTCAGCACTGCTTCTAATCTAAGCACAAATTCTTCCATATTAAAAGGCTTGGTAATATAATCATCTGCCCCAACCTTGAACCCTTTTATACGATCCTCCTCCATGGCTTTTGCAGTAAGGAATATAATTGGAATATCATTTCCTTCATTTCGTATTTCAGTAGCCAGAGTAAATCCATCTTTTTTTGGAAGCATTATGTCCAAAAGGCAAATGTCGAAAGTATCACTTAAAACAGCCTGCATTGCAGATTGCCCATTGGTATGTAAACTAACTTTATAACCCTTGTGTTCCAGGCTATCTTTAATTACGAAACCAAGATTCAGATCATCTTCAACTAGTAATATTTTTACAGCATTTGGTTTCATAAATAAAATTTCTATTTTTTTATAACTCTTTTAAAAACAATATAATTAGGTTTCAGTGTTATTTTTTTGGCAAATAAATTTCAAACTTGCTTCCATTATTTACTTCGCTTTCCACACTTATTTTTCCTTTGTGAGCTTCTGTCATAATTTTCACATAATTTAAGCCAAGACCAAATCCTTTTATATCATGTAAATCTCCAGTGGAAACTCTGTAAAATTTTTCGAATACATGTTTTTGAACTTCCTTACGCATTCCTATTCCATTGTCCTGAACTGTAATTTTTATTCCTTTTCGGTGGTTTTCGGTAACAATAGTGATTTCTGGGTTTTCAAGAGAATATTTTAATGCATTATCAATTAAATTGGAAAGGATGTTGTTAAAATGATCCTTATCTACTTCAATAATTTGATCCGAAGCATTTAATTTAAAAATAAAACGACCCTGTTTTTCATTTAAAGCTAGAGAAAAACGATTGGCTATTTCATATACAACAGCGTGTACATTTACCGGTGTTTTTATCAATTCATAATCTGCTTTATCAAGAGTAGCAATCTGCAAAAGGCGCTCTACCATGCTTTTTAACCTATTGTTCTCTTCAGAAATTATTGTTGAATATCTTTGCAATCTTTCAGGATAATTCACTATGTCGGGTTTGTTAAGCACTTCAGAAGAAATGGCAATAGTGGAAATTGGAGTTTTAAATTCATGAGTCATGTTATTGATAAAATCGGTAGTTATTTCAGATAGCTTTTTTTGTTTAAGAATTACAAACATGGTATAGGCAAAAAACACTAATACAACCAGAAGGATAATAGAAGAAAACAACCAAATCCCCATCTGATTTACTAAGTAACTGCCTTTTTCAGGAAAATACACCCCGAAATAATGACCGTCTTTATCTGATTTTACTGGTAAATAAGTTTGTGTTATTTCCCTTTTTCCCGGAGTTAATGCCACATAATTTCCATATATCATGGAATCGGTAAAACAATCGTAAATCCCATATTCAAAATCAAGGCCCAGGTTGCGCGTGGTAAATTCTGCTTTAAGCAAAGATTCCAAAAGATAGGGGTGAAGAGTATCGTAAATACTAACTACAAAATAATTGGCAGAAATATGTTTTATTGGTTCAATATAAGCTGCAGAATCTCCCCTTAATCTCAAAATATCTGTGGCTACATTTCTAAGGGCAACATTTACACTATGGCTAAATTGCTTTTCCTTAATGTCCCAGGCTTTGTTAATCCAGTAAAATTGGGTTACTCCTATGCCAAGGATAGAAATAGTAGCAAGTACAATAATGTTGCGTATTATTCTACGGTTCATTTTTTAAAGGTAAGATATGAGAGTTAATAGAACAAAGATGTGCAAAAAATATTTTATTCAGTCCTACACTTTCCTTAATAAATGGCCAGGACGATCTTAGAAGAGGGAAAGGTAAAATCAAGAAGTAAAATTATTGTTTGGGAAAACCTGTACAAAACACAAGCGGATGAGTTAAAAATTGCACCTTTTCTCTTACAATAAATTCATTGAAGATACACTGAGAGGAATAAATTTCGTTATTTTACATAGTGATGGAAAACAAGCATGAAAACAGTATAAAATCTTTACCAGGCAAGCCAGGCATTTATCAATTTTTTGATTGTGATGGTATTATTATTTATGTGGGAAAGGCAAAGGACTTAAAGAAAAGAGTTGCTTCCTATTTCAGAAAGGATAATCAAGTAGGGAAAACGGCTGTTCTGGTAAAAAAAATTGCCGATATAAAATTCATGCTTGTTGAAACCGAATTAGATGCACTATTGCTTGAAAACAATCTGATTAAAAAATACCAGCCCAAGTATAACATCCAGTTGAAAGATGATAAAACTTATCCCTGGATTTGTGTTAAAAACGAGCGTTTTCCAAGAGTGTTTCCTACACGAAATCTGATAAGAGATGGTTCAGTGTATTTTGGCCCCTATGCTTCAGTAAGAATGATGCACACCTTGCTTGATTTAATAAACCAACTGTATAAATTACGCAACTGCGGATATAATCTTAGCACCGAAAACATAAGCAAAAACAAATTTAAGGTTTGTCTGGAATACCATTTAGGTAATTGTAAAGCTCCATGTGAAGGTTTTCAAAAAGAGGATGATTACAATGCTACAATTTCAGAAATTAAGGAAATATTAAATGGGAATATTACCTCCGTTGTAAAGCACCTCAAAGAGAAAATGAGGGAATTTTCAGCGCTTTATGATTATGAAAATGCACAACAATTTAAAGAGAAAATAGATTTGCTGGAGCGTTACCAAAGTAAATCAACGGTTGTAAGTCCTACAATAGAAAATGTAGATGTTTTTTCAATCTGCCAGGATGAGAGTACGGCCTATGTTAATTATTTGAGAGTTGTAAACGGTGCAATTATACAGGGCCACACCATTGAGCTTAAAAAGAAACTTGAGGAGAGCCCGGAGGAGCTTTTGGAGTTTGCAATCGCAGAGTTTAGACAACGCTTTTTAAGTGATGCAAAGGAAGTTATTGTACCATTTAAGCCTTGTATTGAATTACCGGGAATAACATTCACTGTTCCTCAAAGGGGTGATAAAAAGAATCTTCTTGAACTCTCAGAAAAAAATGTTAAATATTATAAATTAGATAAACAAAAGCAGGAGAGTCTGGTGGATCCGGAAAGACATACGAAAAGGATTTTGGAACAGATGAAAAAGGACCTTCGTTTAACTGAACTTCCCTATCATATTGAATGCTTTGACAATTCCAACATTCAAGGGGCTTATCCTGTTGCTGCATGCGTAGTTTTTAAGGATTGCCGGCCAAGTAAAAAAGACTACCGTCATTATAATATCAAAACTGTAGAAGGCCCTGATGATTTTGCTTCAATGGCAGAAGTGGTTCTGCGTAGATATTCCCGATTACTTGCTGAAAAGGAACTTTTGCCACAATTAATTATAGTTGACGGAGGGAAAGGACAACTGAGTGCGGCTTTAAAGAGCCTTGATACTTTAGGCTTGAGGGGAAAAATCGCAATTATTGGAATCGCCAAAAGGCTTGAAGAAATTTATTATCCGGGAGATCCCCTCCCCATGTACCTTGATAAACGCTCGGAGACACTCAAAATAGTTCAACAACTACGCAATGAAGCGCATCGTTTTGGAATTACCCACCATAGGGAAAAAAGAAAAAAAGGAACCATTAAAACAGAGCTTACAGAAATTAAAGGAATAAGTGATAAAACAGCAGAAAAGCTCCTATCTCATTTCAAATCTGTAAAACGAATAAAGGAAGCAGAAGAATTTGAAATTCAATCAATTATTGGCCTGGCAAAAGCACGGATGGTAATTGATTTCTTTCGTGCTTTAAACAAAAGCAATTAATTCTTTTTAGGCATAATTATTTCAATAAAATTTGTGAAGAAATCACAAATAAAGGGAATAACAATGACAAAAAATGTAATGCTTCAGTTTCTAATCATATGCTTTGTTTTCACACAAAATACTAAGGCTCAATGCATGTTACAAGAGCTTTCTTTGAAAGAAAAAACACAACAATCGGCACTAATCGTTGAAGCAAGGGTAATTTCGGAAAATTCATTTTGGAACAGGGAACATACACGAATTTACACCTCCTACATTCTTGAAGTTTATAAACTATTTAAAGGTGTTTTGGATGCTTCACCGGTAAATTTAATCACCGAAGGTGGAACTGTTGAATACAATAAACATAGCGTGCAGCATCAATTGGAACTTAAAGTGGGTGATATGGGAATATTTTTCATGGAGCAGAGCCACAATAGTAAATTAAAAAATTTATCTTCCAATGAAGCCGTACTCGTTGCTTATGGGGGAGTTCAAGGATGTATTAAAATTGATCAACAGTCAAAAACAGCTTCTGATCCTTTCAATTATTATTATGACCTTGATGCGCAATTATATCCTCAAATAATGGCACTTACGGGAGCCTATTCAGAAAAGGGCAATTTAGGATTTCCGGAATTTCAAACTGCTTTAAAAGCAGATATTTATATCAGTGATTTTAGTCCTAGTGAAGTAGCAGCTGGAATTGAAAGTGAAATTACTATTCGTGGAAGCGGATTTGGAAATGAAAAGGGGTTAAATTCTTATGTGGAATTCAAGGATGCCAATACAGGCGGAATAATGCTCATCCAGCCTCTTGCCTCACAATACACATTATGGGAAGATGATAAAATTATCGTGAAAGTGCCTTCAAGGGCAGGAACTGGAAGTTTAAGAGTAAGGAATGAAACTGTTTTTGCAAACAGTGATGAAGAGTTAAGCGTTACTTATAGTCGTTTAAACGCAATATACAATGGAAATGCCTTTCAAACTAATATTATAAATAAAAATTCAAATGGTGGATATATCTGGCAAATGAATAGCGATTTTAATTCAAATACCAAAGCAAGCGAGGCTTTTGAAAGAGCTCTTATTTCTTGGAGATGCAAGACTTATGTTCCTTGGGAAATGGGTAAAACTACTTCTACAAATGTTACAGCAAGCGATGGTATAAATATAATACGATTTGATAACAATTCAGAACTACCCGCAGGCGTTCTTGCAGCCTGCTATACTTATTGGAATGGATGCAATGATGAATCTGGTTTTAAATGGTTTGTAAATGAACTGGACATTGTATTTGATGATTCTACCAACTGGAGTTATTCCCAGGCTGCTCCTGAATTAGATCAATTTGATCTGGAATCCATCGCCTTGCACGAACTAGGGCATGGCCATCAACTGGGTCATGTAATTAATCCCAATGGTGTAATGCATTATTCTGTGGCACCGGGAGAATATAAAAAAATATTAAAATCAAATGATATTCAAGGCGGAAGCCTGGTAATAGAAAGTAGCAAGAGTAGCAGCTATTGTGGGAAAACGCCCATTATTCCATTAAAGGAATCCGATTGCTCAGGAACCTCAGCAGTAGCAAGTGTACACATTGACATTGTTGGAGGAAAAAATTCTGTTTGTGAAAAAGCATGGGTATCATTTGTAGCTATGGCTGAAAATGGAGGAGCTTCTCCTTTATTTGAATGGAAAATAAATGGAATTAATACAGGTTCAATTTATTCAACATTCACCACTTCCACTTTGCAA
This window harbors:
- a CDS encoding T9SS type A sorting domain-containing protein, translated to MTKNVMLQFLIICFVFTQNTKAQCMLQELSLKEKTQQSALIVEARVISENSFWNREHTRIYTSYILEVYKLFKGVLDASPVNLITEGGTVEYNKHSVQHQLELKVGDMGIFFMEQSHNSKLKNLSSNEAVLVAYGGVQGCIKIDQQSKTASDPFNYYYDLDAQLYPQIMALTGAYSEKGNLGFPEFQTALKADIYISDFSPSEVAAGIESEITIRGSGFGNEKGLNSYVEFKDANTGGIMLIQPLASQYTLWEDDKIIVKVPSRAGTGSLRVRNETVFANSDEELSVTYSRLNAIYNGNAFQTNIINKNSNGGYIWQMNSDFNSNTKASEAFERALISWRCKTYVPWEMGKTTSTNVTASDGINIIRFDNNSELPAGVLAACYTYWNGCNDESGFKWFVNELDIVFDDSTNWSYSQAAPELDQFDLESIALHELGHGHQLGHVINPNGVMHYSVAPGEYKKILKSNDIQGGSLVIESSKSSSYCGKTPIIPLKESDCSGTSAVASVHIDIVGGKNSVCEKAWVSFVAMAENGGASPLFEWKINGINTGSIYSTFTTSTLQNKDTITCVMTSSLPGLSSFPVSSNDLYITVSPKQLPEVIPTADSLTSSLNGISYAWFCNSIQITETKKTIKPVLLGNYAVKIWNDEGCESDKSLVYLYDPLGMENATNLSFSIHPNPSSGVFTIQLNEGNFAFTEITVSNILGQKIYKSHFSNNNKKEINLMGNAEGIYFLNIRSGEKAFAAKIILQQETK
- the uvrC gene encoding excinuclease ABC subunit UvrC; the encoded protein is MENKHENSIKSLPGKPGIYQFFDCDGIIIYVGKAKDLKKRVASYFRKDNQVGKTAVLVKKIADIKFMLVETELDALLLENNLIKKYQPKYNIQLKDDKTYPWICVKNERFPRVFPTRNLIRDGSVYFGPYASVRMMHTLLDLINQLYKLRNCGYNLSTENISKNKFKVCLEYHLGNCKAPCEGFQKEDDYNATISEIKEILNGNITSVVKHLKEKMREFSALYDYENAQQFKEKIDLLERYQSKSTVVSPTIENVDVFSICQDESTAYVNYLRVVNGAIIQGHTIELKKKLEESPEELLEFAIAEFRQRFLSDAKEVIVPFKPCIELPGITFTVPQRGDKKNLLELSEKNVKYYKLDKQKQESLVDPERHTKRILEQMKKDLRLTELPYHIECFDNSNIQGAYPVAACVVFKDCRPSKKDYRHYNIKTVEGPDDFASMAEVVLRRYSRLLAEKELLPQLIIVDGGKGQLSAALKSLDTLGLRGKIAIIGIAKRLEEIYYPGDPLPMYLDKRSETLKIVQQLRNEAHRFGITHHREKRKKGTIKTELTEIKGISDKTAEKLLSHFKSVKRIKEAEEFEIQSIIGLAKARMVIDFFRALNKSN